The genomic DNA GGTTAAGTCTCTCCTGCAGTGAGGAAATTGTGCTGTTCTTGGTGGCAATATCACTTTGAAGGACTTCAATATTGAAGTGCAGGCATTGAATTTCATTGTCTTTCTTCACACTGTCCTTCTGCTGCTCAATGAGGCGCTTTATATCAACATGAAGactgtctttttcagcttgcaccttcttcagagtctttgcaagagcgtctttttcagcttgctccttcttcagagtctttgcaagagcatctttttcagcttgctccttcttcagagtctttgcaagagcatctttttcagcttgctccctcttcagagtctttgcaggaacatctttttcagcttgctccctcttcagagtctttgcaagagcatctttttcagcttgttctTTCTTCAtagtctttgcaagagcatctttttcagcttgctccctcatcagagtctttgcaatagcatctttttcagcttgctccttcttcagagtctttgcaagagcgtctttttcagcttgctccttcttcatagtctttgcaagagcatctttttcagcttgctccttcttcagagtctttgcaagagcgtctttttcagcttgctccctctgcagagtctttgcaagaacatctttttcagcttgctccttcttcagagtctttgcaagagcgtctttttcagcttgctccttcttcagagtctttgcaagagcgtctttttcagcttgctccttcttcagagtctttgcaagagcatctttttcagcttgttccgtcttcagagtctttgcaggaacatctttttcagcttgctccctcttcagagtctttacaagagcatctttttctttttgctctggcCCCAGAGCTTCTCTCTGTTgagctctcgctctgtcttCCTTCTCCAATGACTTTTCTTGagcactgcaggaggaaatggaCACATCCTCAGAACTCTCGTAGTCCTCACAGTCCGTTGTCATTCCAtccagagtctttgcaagagcatctttttctACCTTCTCCAGCGACTTTTCTGGAGTGCGCTCCTCAAAAAAATCCCATAGATTCCCATCGTCCTCAGTGTCCATACTCTTTCCAACTTTTTCTGAAATCTCCGGTATTTCAGAAGCTATTGCTCTGTCTTCCTTCTCCAACAACTTTTCTTGagcactgcaggaggaaatggaCTCATCCTCAGTGAATTCCTCAGAAGAACTCTTATAGTCCTCACAGTCCGTTGTCATTCCAtccagagtctttgcaagagcattTTTTTCTACCTTCTCCAATGACTTTTCTGGAGTGTGCTCCTCAAAAAAATCCCCTAGACTCCCATCATCCTCAATGTCCATACTCTTTCCAATTTCTTCTGAAATCTCCAGTATTCCAGAAGCTCTCGCTCTGTCTTCCTTCTCCAACAACTTTTCTTGAGCACTGCAGGAGGTAATAGGCACATCCTCAGTGAATTCCTCAAAATAACTCTTGTGGTCCTCACTGCCCACTCTTGTTCTAtccagagtctttgcaagagcatctttttctttttgctcttgcTCCAGAGCTTCTCTCTGTTGAGCTCTTGCTGTGTCTTCCTTCTCCAATGACTTTTCTTGCgcactgcaggaggaaatggaCTCATCCTCAGTGAATTCCTCAGAAGAACTGTCATAGTCCTCACAGTCCGTTGTCATTCCAtccagagtctttgcaagagcatctttttctACCTTGTCCAGCGACTTTTCTGGAGTGTGCTCATCAAAAAAATCCCCTAGACTATCATCGTCCTCAGTGTCCATACTCTTTCCAACTTCTTCTGAAATCTCCAGTATTTTTTCCTCGATTTCCTCGTCATTACTCTCGTCAGTCTCCTCTCTAACAAAAGTGAACACGGAGCAttttttcctgttcattttGTTATCCTGATGATTTGATTGGCTATTTATGATAATTTGGCTGGGTAGCTGTGTTAAAACTtgactttttatgttttagcaCGACAACAACAAATGTGTCCTTCCAACAGTATGTATCCTCTATTAATGCCAACAGTGTGTGTCCAGCAAGTAGTCAAGCAGTGaagatcaaagatcaaagatcaaagatcaaagGCACAGAGATGTCACAGTCTTCTAATTCTACAGAGAGATTCTAAATtccacaggttttttttttttttttttttttttactgatattCAGCatcattcaaatatttttccTGCGTTATATTTCAGGAACTGAATGTGTATGCTACAAATCTCAACATTTTGTTTAACTGAATAATACACATataacaatgaaaacaggaaggcaGTGATCTTTGCTCTgcaataaaattattttgtaaaaataaaatcaggccTATGGGGCATTACATATCATTACATACAATCCATTTTCCCCAGTATGCTGTAAATTGTTCCAGTTTAATGATATCATCATCTTCTCCATTTTATAAATCCCCATTGTAatttcca from Chaetodon trifascialis isolate fChaTrf1 chromosome 6, fChaTrf1.hap1, whole genome shotgun sequence includes the following:
- the LOC139332190 gene encoding girdin-like yields the protein MNRKKCSVFTFVREETDESNDEEIEEKILEISEEVGKSMDTEDDDSLGDFFDEHTPEKSLDKVEKDALAKTLDGMTTDCEDYDSSSEEFTEDESISSCSAQEKSLEKEDTARAQQREALEQEQKEKDALAKTLDRTRVGSEDHKSYFEEFTEDVPITSCSAQEKLLEKEDRARASGILEISEEIGKSMDIEDDGSLGDFFEEHTPEKSLEKVEKNALAKTLDGMTTDCEDYKSSSEEFTEDESISSCSAQEKLLEKEDRAIASEIPEISEKVGKSMDTEDDGNLWDFFEERTPEKSLEKVEKDALAKTLDGMTTDCEDYESSEDVSISSCSAQEKSLEKEDRARAQQREALGPEQKEKDALTLKKEQAEKDALAKTLKKVQAEKDSLHVDIKRLIEQQKDSVKKDNEIQCLHFNIEVLQSDIATKNSTISSLQERLNQVSEHKEVRVKKCQHHGDYEAAVSQQQKEAELDRLTQENQQLASENKRLRAELEAALNEGNQLQEDGKSPSRLEEAIEKERAKFLRVSKKIQIQEKELSEKTLALEKSLNAETYLRSCLKKEQKRFEQAFLQRQAGTDPLTILSDQLKEAVLSSECLMYDMKTLRMENIDIRAKFKAVETEYNRMRSKLHSLSEHPEKMTSKKNDAIPENQCSIAKLQYTVHELKALQLESKLREAQLEDDLKHEKTKNSELQQRVDQLSSALEKESTKCEKYCSRKTALDENTKALHHLQKEYTELVRRHSDVNSEYCELLRSHTSLKITYERLSSGKGNP